The Nitrosospira lacus genome window below encodes:
- the leuC gene encoding 3-isopropylmalate dehydratase large subunit: MQTLYDKLWQSHVVHQESNKPDGMALIYIDRHLVHEVTSPQAFEGLKLAGRKPWRRDSILAVADHNVPTTGRSHGISDPVSRLQVETLDQNCEELDITEFKMNDLRQGIVHVIGPEQGATLPGMTVVCGDSHTSTHGAFACLAFGIGTSEVEHVLATQCLLMKKAKSMQVVVEGELGHGITAKDVALAIIGKIGTAGGTGYAIEFTGSAIRALSMEGRMTLCNMAIEAGARAGMIAVDNTTIEYIKGRPFAPRGDLWEKAAAYWRTLKSDPDAAFDRVVTLDAARIKPQVTWGTSPEMVTTVDGKVPDPSELADVVKRHDMEHALKYMGLAPNTPITDIRPDKIFIGSCTNSRIEDLRAAADVVKGKHIAANIKLALVVPGSGLVKHQAEQEGLDKVFREAGFEWREPGCSMCLAMNDDRLLPGERCASTSNRNFEGRQGPGGRTHLVSPAMAAAAAVAGHFVDVREIY, from the coding sequence ATGCAAACCTTATACGATAAACTCTGGCAAAGCCATGTGGTGCACCAGGAGTCCAATAAACCGGACGGGATGGCGCTGATCTACATCGATCGCCACCTGGTGCATGAAGTCACCAGTCCGCAGGCGTTTGAAGGGCTGAAACTGGCCGGCCGCAAGCCTTGGCGGCGGGATTCGATTCTTGCCGTGGCGGATCACAATGTTCCCACCACCGGCCGCAGCCACGGTATCAGCGACCCGGTATCGCGTCTGCAGGTGGAAACACTCGACCAGAATTGTGAGGAACTGGATATCACCGAATTCAAAATGAACGACCTGCGCCAGGGAATTGTTCACGTGATCGGCCCGGAGCAGGGCGCCACGCTGCCCGGCATGACGGTGGTTTGCGGCGATTCCCATACCAGCACGCATGGCGCATTCGCGTGCCTTGCGTTCGGTATCGGCACCTCGGAGGTGGAGCACGTGCTCGCAACGCAATGCCTCCTGATGAAAAAAGCAAAATCCATGCAGGTCGTGGTCGAAGGCGAACTTGGCCACGGCATCACTGCCAAAGACGTCGCGCTCGCCATTATCGGTAAAATCGGTACGGCGGGCGGTACCGGCTATGCCATCGAATTCACCGGCAGCGCCATACGCGCGCTTTCCATGGAAGGGCGCATGACGCTCTGCAATATGGCTATCGAGGCAGGCGCGCGTGCGGGCATGATCGCGGTGGACAATACCACCATCGAGTACATCAAGGGACGTCCTTTTGCGCCTCGAGGCGATTTATGGGAAAAAGCGGCTGCTTACTGGCGCACGCTGAAAAGCGATCCCGATGCGGCCTTCGATCGCGTGGTGACGCTGGATGCGGCCCGGATCAAGCCGCAGGTGACCTGGGGCACCTCGCCTGAAATGGTCACAACGGTCGATGGCAAGGTACCCGATCCGTCAGAGCTTGCCGATGTTGTGAAGCGTCATGACATGGAGCATGCCCTGAAGTACATGGGCCTTGCTCCCAACACGCCGATCACCGACATCCGCCCGGACAAGATATTCATTGGCTCCTGCACCAACTCTCGCATCGAGGATTTGCGTGCGGCGGCGGACGTGGTAAAAGGCAAGCATATTGCCGCGAATATCAAGCTTGCCCTGGTCGTGCCGGGTTCCGGCCTGGTCAAGCATCAGGCGGAACAGGAAGGACTGGACAAGGTATTTCGTGAAGCGGGATTCGAATGGCGTGAACCGGGGTGTTCCATGTGCCTTGCGATGAATGACGACCGGCTCTTGCCGGGGGAGCGTTGCGCTTCCACATCCAATCGCAATTTTGAAGGGAGGCAGGGGCCCGGTGGACGCACACATCTGGTGAGTCCGGCGATGGCCGCGGCGGCGGCGGTGGCGGGGCACTTTGTGGATGTGCGGGAAATATATTAA
- a CDS encoding entericidin A/B family lipoprotein, translating into MVALIAVFQLSACNTLSGMGKDIQKGGEAIEKSAK; encoded by the coding sequence ATGGTTGCGTTGATCGCTGTTTTCCAGTTGTCCGCATGCAATACCTTGAGCGGGATGGGGAAGGATATTCAGAAAGGTGGCGAAGCGATCGAGAAATCGGCAAAGTAG
- the leuD gene encoding 3-isopropylmalate dehydratase small subunit, giving the protein MEKFHSCEGVVAPLDRANVDTDAIIPKQFLKSIKRSGFGPNLFDEWRYLDHGEPGMDAMQRKLNPEFILNLPRYRGAQILLARANFGCGSSREHAPWALQDYGFRVIIAPSFADIFFNNCFKIGLLPIVLDVDKVDQLFREVLVTEGYHLVINLENQSVTTPGGESFFFDIDPFRKHSLLNGLDEIGLTLQHADKIKAFEAKHRAAQPWLFA; this is encoded by the coding sequence GTGGAAAAATTTCATTCCTGTGAGGGGGTGGTGGCGCCGCTGGACCGTGCCAATGTCGATACCGACGCTATCATTCCCAAGCAGTTTCTGAAGTCCATCAAGCGTTCCGGTTTCGGGCCGAACCTGTTCGACGAGTGGCGTTACCTGGATCACGGCGAGCCGGGGATGGATGCCATGCAGCGTAAGCTCAACCCGGAATTCATACTTAACCTGCCGCGTTACCGGGGTGCGCAAATATTGCTTGCGCGCGCAAATTTCGGCTGTGGTTCGAGCCGGGAGCATGCACCGTGGGCGCTGCAGGATTATGGATTTCGGGTAATCATTGCGCCCAGTTTTGCCGATATCTTTTTCAACAATTGCTTCAAGATTGGTCTGCTGCCCATTGTGCTCGATGTGGACAAGGTGGATCAGTTATTCCGCGAAGTACTGGTGACCGAGGGTTATCATCTGGTCATCAACCTGGAAAATCAATCGGTGACGACGCCCGGCGGCGAATCCTTCTTTTTCGATATCGATCCTTTCCGTAAACATAGTCTGCTGAATGGCCTGGATGAAATTGGCCTGACATTGCAACACGCTGACAAGATCAAGGCATTCGAGGCGAAACACCGGGCGGCGCAGCCATGGCTGTTTGCATAA
- the leuB gene encoding 3-isopropylmalate dehydrogenase, with protein sequence MKIAVLAGDGIGPEIVAQAVRVLEALRSDGLRFELEPGLLGGCAVDAAGEPFPEATRRLVTDADAALLGAVGGPRYDMLPRQLRPEQGLLGIRKMLGLFANLRPAVLYPELANASTLKSEVVAGLDILIVRELTGDIYFGEPRGIEQRNGQRIGFNTMIYSEAEIRRIARVAFQAARKRNHRLCSVDKMNVLECTQLWRDVVTETNQEYPDVELSHMLVDNAAMQLVRNPRQFDVMVTGNMFGDILSDEASMLTGSIGMLPSASLDDRNKGLYEPIHGSAPDIAGKDLANPLATILSVAMMLRYTFDQEAAAARIEGAVKKVLAQGYRTGDIYEPGMKKIGTTGMGDAVLANI encoded by the coding sequence ATGAAAATTGCAGTCCTGGCCGGTGACGGTATCGGTCCGGAAATTGTCGCTCAAGCGGTTCGAGTACTGGAGGCACTGAGGAGTGACGGATTAAGGTTTGAACTGGAGCCGGGTTTACTGGGGGGGTGCGCTGTTGATGCGGCCGGGGAGCCATTTCCAGAGGCGACACGCAGGCTCGTGACCGATGCCGACGCCGCGCTCCTGGGCGCGGTGGGGGGGCCGCGGTATGACATGCTGCCGCGTCAGCTAAGACCGGAACAGGGTTTGCTGGGTATACGCAAGATGCTGGGTTTATTCGCCAATCTGCGGCCGGCGGTGCTCTATCCCGAGCTTGCCAACGCTTCAACGCTGAAATCCGAAGTCGTGGCGGGCCTGGATATTCTCATCGTACGGGAATTGACGGGGGACATTTATTTCGGTGAGCCACGGGGTATTGAACAACGCAACGGTCAGCGTATTGGTTTCAATACCATGATTTATAGCGAAGCGGAGATACGCAGAATTGCCCGGGTGGCATTCCAGGCAGCGCGTAAACGCAATCACCGGCTGTGTTCGGTGGACAAAATGAACGTGCTGGAGTGTACCCAATTATGGCGCGATGTGGTAACGGAGACAAACCAGGAATATCCGGACGTGGAACTTTCACACATGCTGGTGGATAATGCCGCGATGCAGTTGGTGCGCAATCCCAGGCAGTTCGACGTGATGGTGACGGGTAACATGTTTGGCGATATCCTGTCGGATGAGGCTTCCATGCTGACGGGCTCCATCGGCATGTTGCCATCGGCGTCGCTGGACGACAGGAATAAGGGGCTATATGAGCCGATTCACGGCTCGGCTCCGGATATCGCCGGTAAAGATCTGGCAAACCCCCTGGCAACCATATTGTCGGTGGCGATGATGTTGCGCTACACATTTGACCAGGAGGCAGCGGCGGCGCGCATTGAAGGCGCGGTGAAGAAAGTTCTTGCGCAGGGTTATCGTACCGGGGACATTTACGAACCGGGGATGAAAAAGATTGGCACCACAGGAATGGGCGACGCCGTTCTGGCAAACATATAG
- the asd gene encoding aspartate-semialdehyde dehydrogenase: protein MKRVGFIGWRGMVGSVLMQRMREENDFALVEPVFFTTSQHGGKSPDIGRETLPLKDAYNIDELKAMDILISCQGGDYTSAIFPRLRQAGWQGYWVDAASTLRMGGDAVIILDPVNMPVIKQALHDDIKNYIGGNCTVSLMLMAVGGLFEEDMVEWMSAMTYQAASGAGAQNMRELLLQMGEAHRVAKDLLDDPASGILDIDREVAGTLRNGNFPTQNFGVPLAGSLIPWIDKDLGNGQTREEWKGQSETNKILGRSDHAVPVDGICVRVGAMRCHSQALTIKLKKDVPLDEIEDILSASNNWVRVVPNDRESTMKELTPAMVTGTLTIPVGRLRKLAMGGEYLSAFTVGDQLLWGAAEPLRRMLRILVEA, encoded by the coding sequence ATGAAACGAGTGGGATTTATTGGCTGGCGCGGTATGGTGGGCTCGGTACTGATGCAGCGAATGCGGGAAGAAAATGATTTTGCACTGGTTGAGCCGGTATTTTTCACTACTTCGCAGCACGGAGGGAAGAGTCCGGATATCGGCCGGGAAACATTGCCGCTTAAAGATGCCTACAATATAGATGAGCTGAAGGCAATGGATATCCTTATTTCCTGCCAGGGAGGGGATTATACCAGTGCCATTTTCCCCCGGTTGCGGCAGGCTGGCTGGCAGGGTTACTGGGTCGATGCGGCTTCGACGCTGCGCATGGGGGGGGACGCCGTCATTATTCTTGACCCGGTCAACATGCCGGTCATCAAGCAGGCCCTGCACGATGATATAAAAAATTATATCGGTGGCAATTGCACGGTAAGTTTAATGCTGATGGCCGTGGGTGGTCTGTTCGAAGAAGATATGGTGGAATGGATGAGTGCCATGACCTATCAGGCAGCTTCCGGCGCCGGCGCGCAGAATATGCGGGAATTGCTGCTGCAAATGGGCGAAGCCCACCGGGTGGCAAAAGATTTATTGGACGATCCGGCCTCGGGGATACTGGATATTGACCGGGAAGTTGCGGGAACACTGCGCAACGGGAACTTTCCAACCCAGAATTTCGGCGTGCCGCTGGCAGGCAGTCTCATTCCGTGGATAGACAAAGACCTGGGTAATGGCCAGACGCGGGAAGAATGGAAAGGCCAGTCCGAAACGAACAAGATCCTGGGCCGTAGCGACCACGCGGTTCCGGTTGACGGTATCTGCGTGCGTGTTGGCGCCATGCGTTGCCATAGCCAGGCGCTGACCATAAAGTTGAAGAAGGACGTTCCTCTTGATGAGATTGAAGATATCCTTTCAGCTTCCAACAACTGGGTGCGGGTTGTTCCGAATGATCGCGAGAGCACAATGAAAGAACTGACTCCCGCCATGGTAACCGGAACGCTAACCATACCGGTAGGGCGGTTGCGCAAGCTTGCCATGGGAGGAGAGTATCTTTCGGCATTTACGGTAGGCGATCAATTGCTGTGGGGCGCAGCGGAGCCGTTGCGCAGAATGCTGAGAATTCTGGTGGAAGCCTAA
- a CDS encoding FimV family protein: protein MPKPVFKACLLLAGLLLPALAHATGLGRLTVNSALGQPFKAEVDLVAVEKEEKASLIVRLAPQEIFRQVNVDYLPLLSTFKASIESHSDGSPYIRIISPQPVSEPLLNILIQLNWSSGRVLREYTVVLAPPEIDAHPPIVPVNQTHLPVSVKMEAAGAERSGMPIKSPVIVKNVTALESAPVSKIHAVYGPVKHGDTLSGIVKNIIHSSKVSFNQMLVAVHRANRDAFFGNNMHQLKAGPILRLPDESEIGVITAAEADKEVESQTTDWKQRAEAAGASGELKQIDTGKKVPAAHAETE from the coding sequence GTGCCTAAACCTGTTTTCAAAGCTTGCCTGCTCTTAGCAGGGCTTTTGCTCCCGGCATTGGCTCATGCAACGGGCCTGGGCAGGCTGACGGTCAATTCCGCTCTGGGGCAGCCGTTCAAAGCTGAGGTCGATCTGGTTGCGGTAGAAAAAGAGGAGAAGGCTTCTTTAATAGTACGGCTCGCGCCACAGGAAATTTTTCGTCAGGTGAACGTTGATTATTTACCTCTTCTTTCCACCTTTAAAGCGAGTATTGAAAGCCACTCCGACGGGAGTCCATACATCCGGATAATTTCTCCGCAACCTGTCTCCGAGCCGCTTCTGAACATCTTGATCCAATTAAATTGGTCATCAGGGCGAGTGTTGCGGGAATATACCGTTGTGCTTGCGCCCCCGGAAATTGATGCGCATCCACCCATAGTTCCCGTAAATCAAACCCACCTTCCCGTTTCTGTCAAGATGGAAGCGGCTGGGGCTGAAAGATCAGGCATGCCCATCAAGAGCCCCGTCATCGTTAAAAACGTGACGGCACTGGAATCCGCTCCGGTTAGCAAGATTCATGCTGTCTATGGCCCTGTAAAGCACGGCGATACTTTAAGCGGGATAGTAAAAAATATTATTCACTCTTCCAAGGTAAGCTTTAATCAGATGCTGGTCGCTGTGCATCGTGCAAACCGGGACGCTTTCTTTGGAAATAACATGCATCAGCTTAAGGCGGGGCCAATATTGCGGCTACCCGATGAGAGTGAAATTGGCGTAATAACCGCGGCGGAAGCGGATAAGGAAGTGGAAAGCCAGACGACGGACTGGAAACAGCGGGCCGAGGCGGCTGGGGCTTCGGGAGAACTCAAACAAATCGATACGGGGAAGAAAGTGCCCGCAGCCCATGCGGAAACCGAATAG
- the truA gene encoding tRNA pseudouridine(38-40) synthase TruA, whose product MRIALILEYDGSAYCGWQSQPSGGSVQDALEGALSKIACDDVRVVTAGRTDSGVHAAYQVLHFDTEAERPMNAWVRGVNALLPPSIAILWASQIPDDFHARYCASERCYLYLLSNHPVRPGLCHGKIGWFHQALDVEKMQTASQMLLGEHDFSAFRASECQAKSPVRNLTKLEITRQGDVIVFELRANAFLHHMVRNIVGCLIYVGKGKYPPEWVKALLTGRDRRYAAPTFSAAGLYLAGVTYDAKWKLPGFVEPPLARVLPRIARIGSLT is encoded by the coding sequence GTGAGAATCGCGCTGATACTGGAATACGACGGCAGTGCTTACTGTGGCTGGCAAAGTCAGCCATCAGGGGGTTCCGTGCAGGACGCGCTGGAAGGCGCGTTGTCGAAGATCGCCTGTGATGACGTCCGGGTCGTTACAGCGGGGCGCACCGACTCAGGGGTTCACGCCGCATATCAGGTTCTGCATTTCGACACCGAGGCCGAGCGGCCGATGAATGCCTGGGTGCGCGGGGTCAATGCCCTGTTACCCCCCAGCATCGCGATATTGTGGGCATCGCAAATTCCTGATGATTTTCACGCCCGCTACTGCGCCAGCGAGCGGTGCTATCTTTATCTGCTATCGAATCACCCCGTGCGTCCGGGGCTTTGTCATGGCAAGATCGGCTGGTTCCATCAGGCTCTTGATGTGGAAAAGATGCAGACAGCCTCACAAATGCTGCTGGGTGAGCATGATTTCAGCGCTTTTCGTGCCTCAGAATGCCAGGCTAAATCTCCCGTGCGTAATTTGACAAAGCTGGAAATTACACGACAGGGAGATGTTATTGTATTCGAATTGCGTGCCAACGCATTTTTGCATCACATGGTGCGCAACATCGTCGGATGCCTGATATATGTGGGCAAGGGCAAATATCCTCCCGAATGGGTAAAGGCATTGTTGACAGGCCGTGATCGCCGCTACGCGGCGCCTACGTTTTCCGCTGCGGGGCTATATTTGGCAGGAGTCACCTACGATGCCAAATGGAAGCTTCCCGGTTTTGTCGAGCCGCCGCTTGCCCGGGTGTTGCCGAGAATAGCCAGGATAGGCAGCCTGACTTGA
- a CDS encoding phosphoribosylanthranilate isomerase, with translation MVIRVKICGITRVEDALTAVSLGANAIGLVFWRQSARYVAPAKAREIVAALPPFISAVGVYVNPDTEWVKETSSTASLNLLQFHGDESPDFCQKFSLPYIKAVRVRAGVDLLQYATRYAGARGLLLDTYVKGEPGGTGHVFDWHLIPPDLPLPLILSGGLHAANISEAIRQARPWAVDVSSGVEAAQGIKDAEKIAAFMQGVRNSESL, from the coding sequence ATGGTTATCCGGGTAAAAATTTGCGGTATCACGCGTGTTGAAGACGCACTGACGGCGGTGAGCCTTGGCGCGAATGCCATTGGCCTTGTGTTCTGGAGGCAGAGTGCACGTTATGTCGCGCCGGCTAAAGCCCGGGAAATTGTTGCTGCGTTGCCGCCATTCATTAGTGCGGTGGGTGTGTATGTTAATCCGGATACGGAATGGGTAAAGGAAACGTCTTCCACCGCGAGCCTGAATTTGCTCCAGTTTCATGGAGATGAGTCTCCAGATTTTTGTCAAAAATTTTCATTGCCTTATATCAAGGCAGTGCGCGTCAGGGCCGGTGTAGATTTGCTACAATACGCAACCCGTTATGCCGGTGCCAGGGGATTGCTGCTGGATACTTATGTGAAAGGCGAGCCGGGGGGCACCGGACATGTATTCGACTGGCATCTGATCCCGCCGGACTTGCCGCTGCCATTGATACTTTCGGGCGGGCTGCACGCCGCTAATATCAGCGAGGCAATCAGGCAGGCCCGGCCTTGGGCAGTGGATGTATCGAGTGGGGTGGAAGCTGCCCAGGGCATCAAGGACGCGGAGAAAATTGCCGCTTTCATGCAAGGAGTTCGAAATAGTGAAAGTTTATGA
- the trpB gene encoding tryptophan synthase subunit beta: MKVYDLPDSHGHFGPYGGVFVAETLMAALEELRVQYEYYRDDAGFQAEFAYELKHYVGRPSPVYHAKRWSAHLGGAQILLKREDLNHTGAHKINNAIGQALLARRMGKSRVIAETGAGQHGVASATVAARYGMECVVYMGSVDVERQAANVYRMKLLGATVVPVESGSRTLKDALNEAMRDWVTNIEDTFYIIGTVAGPHPYPMMVRDFQTIIGREAIVQMQEEYGRQPDALIACVGGGSNAIGLFYPYLDSDIRMIGVEAAGLGIESGHHAATLTQGTPGVLHGNRTYLIQDENGQIIETHSISAGLDYPGVGPEHAWLKDSHRAEYVGITDDEALAAFHDLCHYEGIIPALESSHALAYAAQLAPTLSRDKLLLVNLSGRGDKDMATVARASDITF, encoded by the coding sequence GTGAAAGTTTATGATCTTCCTGACAGTCACGGTCACTTCGGCCCGTATGGCGGCGTGTTCGTTGCCGAGACGCTGATGGCGGCGCTGGAGGAATTGCGCGTTCAATATGAATATTATCGCGATGATGCCGGCTTCCAGGCCGAGTTTGCTTATGAGTTGAAGCACTATGTGGGACGGCCCAGCCCCGTCTATCATGCCAAAAGATGGTCGGCGCATCTGGGGGGTGCGCAGATTCTATTGAAGCGCGAAGACCTGAATCATACCGGCGCGCACAAAATCAACAATGCCATCGGACAGGCTCTTCTTGCCCGGCGCATGGGCAAGTCACGCGTGATTGCCGAAACGGGCGCGGGTCAGCATGGCGTGGCCAGCGCCACCGTAGCCGCGCGTTATGGCATGGAATGTGTGGTATACATGGGCTCGGTGGATGTGGAACGCCAGGCGGCCAACGTTTACCGGATGAAGCTCCTGGGTGCAACGGTGGTGCCGGTCGAATCAGGTTCCCGGACACTGAAGGATGCGCTCAATGAAGCCATGCGCGATTGGGTGACCAACATCGAAGATACGTTCTACATCATCGGCACAGTGGCTGGACCGCATCCCTATCCGATGATGGTGCGGGATTTTCAGACGATTATCGGACGGGAGGCGATTGTGCAGATGCAGGAAGAATACGGGCGCCAGCCGGATGCGCTGATTGCCTGCGTGGGGGGGGGGTCCAACGCAATTGGCCTGTTTTATCCCTACCTGGACAGTGATATCCGCATGATAGGAGTGGAAGCGGCGGGACTCGGCATTGAAAGCGGTCATCATGCCGCCACCCTGACACAGGGAACACCCGGCGTGCTGCACGGTAATCGCACGTATCTGATCCAGGATGAGAACGGGCAGATCATCGAGACGCATTCCATCTCGGCTGGCCTCGATTATCCTGGTGTCGGCCCGGAACACGCATGGCTCAAGGACAGCCATCGTGCCGAGTACGTAGGTATAACCGACGACGAGGCGCTGGCGGCCTTCCATGACCTGTGTCATTACGAAGGGATTATCCCGGCGCTGGAATCCAGCCACGCGCTGGCTTATGCCGCCCAGCTTGCCCCCACGCTCAGCCGCGACAAGCTGCTGCTGGTGAACCTCTCCGGCCGCGGGGATAAGGACATGGCTACCGTGGCGCGCGCTTCCGATATCACATTTTAA
- the trpA gene encoding tryptophan synthase subunit alpha, with the protein MSRIAITFNELRKQGRKALIPFITAGDPEPAMMVPLMHELVKAGADIIELGVPFSDPMADGPTIQRSSERALKHHVGLNDVLGMVEKFRENDSSTPVVLMGYANPIEAMGYEKFTVRAKACGVDGVLTVDYPPEESGEWVQYLERQQIDAIFLLSPTTPRARIEHVAEMAKGYVYYVSLKGVTGALNLDLSDVASKLAQLRSLISIPIGVGFGIRDSTTAKAVAELADAVVVGSRIIEEIENSPKAEMLANVSRLVRSLRSAINEVAIDHTTP; encoded by the coding sequence ATGTCACGCATTGCAATTACCTTCAACGAACTGCGCAAGCAAGGCAGAAAAGCGTTGATTCCTTTTATCACCGCCGGTGATCCCGAACCCGCGATGATGGTGCCGTTGATGCATGAACTCGTGAAGGCGGGCGCCGATATCATTGAACTGGGCGTGCCTTTTTCCGATCCCATGGCCGATGGACCGACCATACAGCGATCCTCCGAACGGGCATTAAAGCACCATGTCGGCTTGAACGATGTTCTGGGCATGGTCGAGAAATTCAGGGAAAACGACTCTTCCACCCCGGTCGTATTAATGGGTTACGCTAACCCGATAGAAGCAATGGGATATGAGAAATTCACGGTAAGAGCAAAAGCTTGCGGCGTGGACGGGGTGTTGACGGTGGATTATCCACCGGAAGAGTCCGGGGAATGGGTGCAATATCTCGAACGCCAGCAGATTGATGCAATCTTCCTGCTGTCTCCCACCACCCCGCGGGCACGCATTGAACATGTGGCGGAAATGGCGAAGGGATACGTATATTACGTTTCGCTGAAAGGAGTGACTGGTGCTTTAAACCTTGATCTGAGCGATGTGGCCAGCAAGCTGGCTCAATTGCGCTCTCTCATTTCCATTCCCATCGGCGTTGGCTTCGGTATACGCGACAGCACCACGGCTAAGGCGGTAGCGGAGCTTGCCGACGCAGTGGTGGTGGGAAGCCGCATCATCGAGGAAATAGAAAACTCGCCCAAAGCGGAGATGCTGGCAAATGTCAGTCGTTTGGTAAGAAGTCTGCGTAGCGCAATCAACGAGGTCGCTATTGACCACACAACCCCATGA
- the accD gene encoding acetyl-CoA carboxylase, carboxyltransferase subunit beta, which translates to MSWFQKLLPPKIKRKESGEKKAVPEGLWSKCASCEAVLYYSDLGNNLNVCPKCNHHNRISARVRLDLLLDAEGRYEIGGEVLSLDPLKFKDSKRYIDRLSDAKKDTDEDDALVVMQGSVKTIPLVVAAFEFGFMGGSMGSVVGERFTRGVRVCVEQRLPFVCFAASGGARMQEGLLSLMQMAKTSAALTQLSQHQLPFISVLTDPTMGGVSASFAFIGDVVIAEPGALIGFAGPRVIEQTVRQTLPEGFQRAEFLLEHGAIDMIVDRRRMRDKLANLCTLLMHTSAPVS; encoded by the coding sequence ATGAGCTGGTTTCAGAAACTTCTCCCGCCAAAAATCAAGCGCAAGGAAAGCGGCGAAAAAAAAGCCGTCCCTGAAGGACTGTGGAGCAAGTGCGCCTCCTGCGAAGCCGTGCTGTATTACTCTGATCTGGGAAATAATCTCAACGTCTGCCCCAAGTGCAACCATCACAACCGTATATCGGCCCGAGTGCGCCTCGACTTGTTACTGGATGCAGAGGGACGTTATGAGATTGGCGGGGAAGTGCTGTCGCTCGATCCGCTTAAATTCAAGGATAGCAAGCGCTATATTGACCGGCTATCGGATGCAAAAAAAGATACCGACGAAGACGACGCCCTGGTGGTGATGCAGGGAAGCGTAAAAACGATTCCCCTGGTCGTGGCGGCTTTTGAATTCGGTTTCATGGGTGGTTCGATGGGATCGGTGGTGGGTGAGCGCTTCACGCGCGGGGTGCGGGTATGCGTGGAACAGCGTCTGCCCTTTGTATGTTTCGCCGCCAGCGGCGGGGCGCGCATGCAGGAAGGGTTGCTGTCGCTCATGCAGATGGCCAAGACATCGGCGGCGCTGACTCAGTTGAGTCAGCATCAGCTTCCTTTTATCTCGGTACTGACCGATCCCACCATGGGCGGCGTGTCGGCCAGTTTTGCGTTCATAGGTGACGTGGTAATCGCCGAGCCGGGGGCGCTGATCGGTTTTGCGGGGCCGCGCGTGATCGAGCAGACGGTGCGGCAAACGCTGCCGGAAGGCTTCCAACGTGCCGAGTTCCTGTTGGAACATGGTGCGATAGACATGATCGTGGACCGCAGACGCATGCGCGACAAACTTGCCAATCTGTGCACGTTGCTGATGCATACGTCTGCTCCGGTTTCGTAA